A window of the Arachis duranensis cultivar V14167 chromosome 5, aradu.V14167.gnm2.J7QH, whole genome shotgun sequence genome harbors these coding sequences:
- the LOC107490327 gene encoding protein DETOXIFICATION 51 — translation METKTEHDLLLADTEKQEPEGWICGGISEVMKESKSLMELALPIALTSLIFYLRSIVSMLFLGHLGELQLAAGSLAIAFANITGYSVLSGLSLGMEPLCSQAFGAKNTNLLSLTLHRCIIFLLVSSIPISILWLNINTIFIFLHQLPEITQMAQTYLMFLLPDLVTNSFLHPIRIYLRAQGVTRPVTLASLFGMLAHLPFNFFFVKRLRFGLAGVAAASAVSNFSILLFLVVHVWISGVHAGTWMKLSRDSFSGFKPLIRLAAPSCVSVCLEWWWYEIMIVLCGLLVDPTATVASMGVLIQTTALIYVFPSSLGFAVSTRVGNELGANRPARARLSAAISIFFAEILGFMAVIFATMMRHSWGKMFTNDEKILCLTAAALPIIGLCELGNCPQTVGCGVVRGTARPNVAANVNLGAFYLIGMPVAIGLGFWLDIGFCGLWLGLLSAQVCCAGLMLYVILTTNWKNQAQRAQLLTSAENMAMNPTV, via the coding sequence ATGGAAACAAAAACAGAGCATGATCTGTTGTTGGCAGATACGGAGAAGCAAGAACCAGAAGGGTGGATATGTGGCGGAATCTCGGAGGTGATGAAAGAATCCAAGTCTCTAATGGAGTTAGCCCTTCCCATAGCACTAACATCGCTCATTTTCTACCTCCGCTCCATAGTCTCCATGCTCTTCTTGGGCCACCTGGGAGAACTCCAACTCGCTGCCGGCTCACTTGCCATAGCCTTCGCCAACATCACCGGCTACTCTGTCCTCTCTGGCCTCTCCCTCGGCATGGAACCACTCTGCTCCCAAGCCTTCGGCGCCAAAAACACCAACCTCCTCTCTCTAACCCTCCACCGCTGCATCATCTTTCTCTTAGTGTCTTCCATTCCAATCTCAATCCTCTGGCTCAACATCAACACTATTTTCATCTTCCTCCACCAGCTACCCGAAATCACCCAAATGGCGCAAACCTATTTGATGTTCCTCCTCCCTGACCTCGTAACCAACTCATTCCTTCACCCAATCAGAATCTACCTTCGTGCACAGGGTGTCACCCGCCCTGTCACGCTAGCATCTCTCTTCGGAATGCTCGCTCACTTGcccttcaatttcttcttcgTTAAACGCCTGCGTTTTGGCCTCGCCGGCGTTGCTGCAGCCTCCGCGGTCTCCAATTTCTCCATCCTTCTGTTTCTGGTTGTTCATGTCTGGATAAGTGGGGTCCACGCCGGCACGTGGATGAAGCTGAGCCGGGACTCTTTCTCCGGCTTTAAGCCACTCATTCGGCTTGCTGCGCCGAGTTGTGTGTCAGTTTGTCTAGAGTGGTGGTGGTATGAGATCATGATTGTGCTTTGTGGACTACTTGTGGATCCCACTGCCACCGTGGCATCCATGGGTGTGCTTATTCAAACCACAGCATTAATCTACGTGTTTCCGTCCTCGTTGGGCTTTGCAGTCTCAACGCGTGTTGGAAACGAGCTCGGGGCAAACCGACCTGCAAGGGCCCGACTCTCGGCTgctatttcaattttttttgcggaaattttaggttttatggcGGTTATCTTTGCCACTATGATGCGGCATTCGTGGGGAAAAATGTTTACAAATGATGAGAAAATTTTGTGTTTGACGGCGGCTGCACTACCAATCATCGGGCTTTGTGAGCTTGGAAATTGTCCACAGACGGTGGGATGTGGTGTGGTTAGAGGAACGGCTCGGCCCAACGTGGCGGCGAATGTGAATCTTGGTGCGTTTTATTTGATCGGAATGCCCGTGGCGATTGGGCTTGGGTTTTGGCTTGATATTGGGTTTTGTGGGCTTTGGTTGGGCTTACTTTCAGCTCAAGTTTGTTGTGCAGGGCTAATGTTGTATGTTATTTTGACCACCAATTGGAAGAACCAAGCCCAGCGGGCCCAGTTGTTGACATCAGCTGAAAATATGGCAATGAATCCAACGGTCTAA